From the Coffea eugenioides isolate CCC68of chromosome 1, Ceug_1.0, whole genome shotgun sequence genome, the window GAAAGAAATGTTTTAAGATACTATATTcttgaacttttgaaaatttgagaagGTTTTTTTTGCATCttatcaaaattgaaaatagattaaaaataaattatagtTGTTTGACTTCGTGTAATTTATATTTTATGTTGCTAATTATATTGCTAGTAAATGCAAAATTTTAACTTGCAAATCTATATATTAAAATGAATCAAGTATTACAATTGAAGAATTTTGACATTAAtcttcatttatttttgaagtaaaaatatcaaaaatttacATAAATAGGCAAATACTATtatagaaaaaaatgaaaaaaaagcaATAAGACATATTACATCCTATAAATTAATTTAGGGCAATTAAGTCATATTTGTATTTAGTATATTCTATTTTGACATCTAAGTATTGATTATACTAAACATTGAAAACTCAGTAAACATTTCATTCTGACTTTTCTACCAAACCCTAGAATTGTAAAAATTTTTCCCGTCATTCTGGATGGAAACGTATTCTGGATGGAAAGGTCTTTCAATTCTAGACATTTTTGCATACCAAACTAGGGTTAATATAATGAATCTctacaatttttattttttaagatGATTTGGCTAGAAAAGTAAAAGGACAAACCTTTACGTGGTTGTGGTGCTATGTTGTTTACTACATTTCTTTcgagaaaagaaatttttacacattgagAATGCTATATATATTCTTGTATCATACCGTACTTTTCACTGCCTTTCACTATATCAGTAATTAAATTTGTTATATGTAGATTTACACACGCATTAAGAACTTGCATCTAGCGTTAAGGATGCCCAAAGAGAACTTGTGCAATATTTTCATATGTAGTATTTTAGAAACCATCTACCAACTATACTTATACTAACTCAACTAAGAAGGGTGCAATTCTCTTTTGAGAGTTTTAAAGTTGTAGAAGTTGATAAATACCTAAGTAGGATACCTCCAACAACTAAGAATTAAGTGACAAAGGCCAAGCCCAACCTAGTAACCATATATACAAAATTAGTACTGTAGAAcctacgtttttttttttttttttttttgggggcaaTAGAAAGCAGAAAATTTTCATCAACTTAATCAAATGCTGGCCAAAATTAATGGGGTTACAAGGGTAAAGTACCTATATAATTGTCAACCACAATTTTTATGTAACTTCAATGTATGAATTTGAACAAGTGTAACAACAATTTCTTTCATGTTATTGCAAATTTTCACAAGAACTTATCATAAGATCGAGTGAGGCAGCCAACTGACCTAATGGAGTGAGCTACGTTACCTAGTAAGGATTTTACCTAGGCAAACCACCTAACAAGCAAGATCTAAGAATAAATAACATTTTCAAACCTAACACTTAAGAGTGATTTTTcacttgattgaaaatgataaAGGGTCGAGTAAAAAGTGCAGATCCATGCAACAGCAATGAAAGTGAAATTAATTATTGCTTCCTAAGGACATAGAATGAAAAGTAGAAGATGATGAACCTAAGCAAGTTTTGAGTCTACTTTTTCTGTAACTTATCCGAtttatttggattgctattttctgaaatgaaaagcaaaagaccaaaatgtcaaaaaattttacataatATTCATTCTATTTGTTATATCATTACTGCTAAaagagttgaaaaaaaaaataatataataaacaAAGGGTTGACCTTTAACATATGCATTAGCTAAACACGTGTCAACAAAAAGCACTTCAATCTCCAAAGTCAATTGAGAAAAACTTGAACCTATTGACAATCATTGAGTAGGTAGATGATATGTTGATGAATCAAAACATGTTAGCACTAAAAGTTAATCTTATACTTTGTCAAATCATgatgaaaggaaaacaaactcAATGAACTTTATCAAATAACCATTTTAAGGTCAACTATGTATTGAAACAATTAATGATAGAATTACTTGCAAGATATTAACAAAATTTCCTCCATAAATTTTGTAATTAAATGATGCCTACAAAATCGTGTCATTATGCATAGAATTTTATACATAAGTATCAGAGATTAATTCGGCAAGCAATAAAAATCTTTAATGCATGGTATTTACCCTGATTTTAGTTTGGAATCTTTATTTCTGATTCAAGACCCCCAAATGGTTCTTGCCAGCAAAATTAATCTGGCCTGCTCATATACGTGCATGCACATTTAATATGTTCAGGATTCGGGAGCACAAACCCACCAAACTGAATTAGCAAAAAAAATATCCTAATTCATCCCATCTCTCTCATATTTACTTTCTTAGTGCTTAATGATTTTATTCcaatatttttttggttttaataaAAAGTATTTTTACGCCGATATAGGCAGTAGGGATCTTTATTATTTAGGAAATTAATCACTCTAATTTGTTGGTTGGCAAGATTTCAACATTTTAGTACATCCAATTAAACATAATGAAATAGagcagagttttttttttttttttttaaaggaagaGTTTATTTAAGTTTTCCACAGATGATTACAAGAGGATGGAACAATATAATTTAATCCTTCATTAACCAATAAACGTGTGAGTTTTTCATGGGATGTTTGGTCCAGTAGTTGATTGCCACGAAGATGATTAAATATTGATGGCCAGATAAAAATCagcataaaaaatatatttttttctacctctctctctctctttgatTTTTCAGTTTAAACAAACAGAAGTTCATCAAAGTGCTCAGTAATGATCTAATGCCAAATAATTAAATTATTGGTTTGGCATTTCTGCAGAGATTGTCCACTTCATTTCAGACAGTTCTCAATGCATCAAACACAAGCACCTCCCCTCATTGCTGTCCCCTCATTATTTTATTTGGCAAAACTCAAATGCAGGATTATATATTCTTTGCAATAACGCAAATTAACAACTTCCTTTAGCAAAATATTTACACAAGATTAGTCAATCTTTATATTGTCTAAACTTGATAAAATGCACACTAAAAGATCTCTTTTGGAAAAACATTTATAAAACTCTGTCACTAATTAAAATGTCACGAAATAAAGGGTCACTAATTTGAGTTGTGATTTGTGAATAAATGTTTATATCATGTAAACATGCAATATAGACATTTTTAAAGAAGTACAAGATTTTTCATGCTTAATCTTGAACTAAATTATGTTGCCTTGTGGAACTTAACAATGTTGTGGATTTTGGATCGAGTACAACAAATTCTAATGGATGAGGGATTTTTGTGCTTTTGTATTCAAATCTTGATGCAGAGTGTCCTGGTGCATGCACATATAGATGCTCAAAAACAGCTTACAAGAAGCCTTGCATGTTCTTCTGTCAGAAATGTTGCTTCAAATGCAGATGTGTGCCTCCCGGGACCTATGGCAATAAACAAGTCTGCCCTTGTTACAATAACTGGAAGACTAAAAGAGGAGGCCCCAAATGCCCTTGAAATTTTCACTTTGTACCCTTTCGATTTATTGAAAGGTTGAAGAATGTGGATTACGAATGAAGTGATGGGGAGCAGTTGATCATGATCAGagttgagtttttttttcttttttttttttttttttgcagttgTTAGACTTGAATTTTTCATCATGAGACTGCTGGGATTCTAATTTCTTGCCTTTGTTTAAACTGATTGGTGTGTTTGAAGTCAAATAATTTCTTACttagaagatttttttttgggaattgatgATCAAAATTCAAACATATGGTTTGTTCCATTTAGAATCGGATTATCGTTATTGAGTGTAGATTTTTTTATAGCTTGTTCTTGGTAATGATCCCAGTTGTTTTCAAGTCAAATAATTTCTTAATTAGCTGTCACTTGCAGCATCTTTCTTTGGTTGCTTAAAACTGCAACCTAAATATATTGTCCATGGTCAACTGCCTCTGCTGCTAGTATTTTTCAAGTAACCCAAATAACTTGTTGTTGAGGAGAAATGTGAAGAAGTGAGTTGAGGAGATCGATCCATTCAGGTCTGACTCAAGGTTTTGAAATGCTACTCAATTGTTCCCTCTTCCTAATTTTTCTCCATATACCCCAAGCTCTTTGGATTTCCACATTatgtgaaaaatatgcatgttTGTGCTCATGAATATGGAAAAACTTGATGCAATGAAAGCAAGAAAGAACTGAAACATTAAGGAACCAATATTTTTCTTCAggttcttctttcttttctgattATATACGTCCATCCAAATCCCAATTTAGTGATCATTTTTTTGGGATGGTTAATCCTATTAAGTAACACCCTTTTGTTTTCTCAACAAAACAGACAGAAGAATCAAGAAACGACAGCAGAATCTTGAAAATGAATATTTCTAGGTGCAGAGTTGAAGACAAAGCCAGCCAGCTTCATGTCTGATGCCTCAAAAATACTAATTAAGATTAGTTCATCTAACCTCTAATGCATGCCATGCTGCTTAAGTGTATATATTAGTTTTATGGATGTCAAAAGCATATTATTACTAATGTCAGAATCAAACATGATTCTCTGATTCTGCCTTAAAGAAACGCAGTTAGTACTCAATTATTTATCAGCCAAATTGgcttttccaaaagaaaagaaaaaaataaagcatCACGAAGAAAAGAAATATTAAGTAATGAAAGTGGTCCATCTCAA encodes:
- the LOC113783495 gene encoding protein GAST1-like yields the protein MAKYLFTFLFIFLLSFAGIIAATQKHDKHRHSGFSEAECPGACTYRCSKTAYKKPCMFFCQKCCFKCRCVPPGTYGNKQVCPCYNNWKTKRGGPKCP